DNA sequence from the Heterodontus francisci isolate sHetFra1 chromosome 22, sHetFra1.hap1, whole genome shotgun sequence genome:
ctatactcacttgcgagtGGCattgggaataatctggagattactacttttgaggtcctgctggctaattaCTTACCGaggtccctaaattctgactgcaggaccacatccctctttctacctacgtcgttggttcggatgtggaccacgactgctggctgttcaccctcccccttctggatgctctgcagctgctctgcatccttgaccccggcaccagggaggcaacacaccatcctgggttcacatctgcggccacagaaacgcccgtctgttcccttgactatcgaatcacctatcactatggctcttcaagTCTTCTTTGtatccccctgtgcagctgagacttggctctggctgcactccccaggtaaagcatcactttcctcagtattcagaactgaatacctgttggcgaGTGAGATACActccggggtctcctgcactacctgcctgattctttttgactgcctggtggtcacccattccctctctccctgcatacttttaagctgtggggtgatcacATCTATAGACGTATTTTCCACATAGCTCTCATACTCACGAATGCGCCGCAGTGTGGCCAGCTgctactcaagttccaaaacccagagctcaagctgccacaattgacaacacttcctgcacaaatggttctccaggatacgggaagtatcctggagctcccacatagcacaggaggtgcactcacgAAGTTGAAGCactcctgccattcctttatttgttagttgaccctttgctactgctaaaaaaccttaccaataatacaacaccttaaaattattcataaaaccttactagtactgataaatcctactaaaaatcaattcagttcactagttaaaaaaaACCTTACTCCAAAAAAAAACTCACCAACTACTCACTTCTTTCTTATTATTAATACTTCATTTTTTTACTctttttttagtctgccagttgttgagacgctataacccagctatttacagacacacccaaacagtaatgtactaacctggCTATTTACTGATacaccctaacagcagttactcaccaaccaatcaccttgcaacgtTCCTGCGATGTCACTGtttactttgttttcaaactctggcacgcctggactcctctccgctgctctcctggaaggcaaGTGCTGTAGGCCGTGTtcaggctgtatttatcggctccctgctccatgttcttcccgcaggtccgctcccggaaggtaagtcttGCATCATGTTCAAACAGTAATTAAAGctctagctttttaaaaaatcatttctcAAATATGTATTCTTTTTAAAAATATCAGACGAAAAACAAATTTTTACCTACCAATTTTACAAAACCATGAAATTCCTgtaggtttcacagtggaacaattAAGGCATTTAACCAGAAACATCAACAAGCATAAATGGAAATGGCCATGCTCAGAAGAGTAAATCTAAGGACACTTCAATCACAATTAGGAATCATATTACCTTGGAGAAAGTGGTGGAGATAAAGTCGTCTGTTGGCCCTCATACTGCTGTACCATTGCTCGAACACTCCAGGAGGGACTTCCAATTTCCTCCTCAAAGCTAGCAAAAGAAATAAAACGGTCACACTGTGCTTCATTGGATATTGCCAGTCTAAATAGCTAAATCACATGCAATTTGTTGTCCATTTCCAAGCTTCAGAAATGATCATACTTACAAGTCTACTTTCTTGGTATCCTGATAACAAGCTAAGTTGCAAAAGAATTcaataatgtttagtttagttttagtttagagatacagcactgaaacaggccctttggcccaccgtgtctgtgccaaccatcaaccacccatttatactaatcctacactaatcccatattcctaccacatccccacctgtccctatatttccctaccacctacctatactaggggcaattgctaatggccaatttacctatcaacctgcaagtctttggcgtgtgggaggaaaccggagcacccggaggaaacccacgcagacacagggagaacttgcaaactccacacaggcagtggcaGGCAACTGGAGTTTATATTAATAATACACCAGCCAGCAGAGGGCACCTTTGCAACATTTTCTTCTCGAGTTACTTGCAAAATAATACTTCAAGTAAATTAACtggctgaaatgaaaagagaagctCACGCGTGAAAAATACTCCTTATTCAGTGTATAGCATTTAGGAATCAAATGCAGCTCTTGCCACATGGGTTTTGTCCATACCTGCAAACAAATAATCTGACCTCAGTGAGATCAACGATTTATATAAATTTCTGGTGATCATCTCTTCTGACGCTCCAGGAGCACCAAGGCCATGTTACAGTATACCAGCCCTTTGAAATGCTGTTGGGCCCATATCGGGTGCTGGACACTCTCATGGTGCGGGGAGGAGAGCCTAGCACTGGCAACAGGGAGGGATACCCAAATTACTCTCCTAAATCTGAAAGATGGTCATCCCTTCAACATCTATTCAAATTGGTACTGAAAGGTTGGAATGCTGATCAGTTGCATTTTGGGTGGCTGCCTAGTTACTATAGAAATTGGTCACTTAATAAACCTAATGTACAGCTTGTGGATTGGATCGCAATCTCATGTGGGTTCACAAACATGGGGTGTGGTGCGCTGTTCATATCATACACACAAGACCATAGCATAGCCCAAAGCAGATGGCAAGCATGGCTATTGTATTGTCGCATTGGGTGCTCACCAAATTATTTGGCCACTTAAACATTAACATCGATCCataagttttgattttttttttaagctacACATCATTCCCACACTGGGCAGTTTCCAACGTACATTGTGCAAGAAGTACAAAGCAGAAGTTACTTACTTGATTTAAAAGAAAATCTCAGTTATAAATAAACACACACAGGTGAAAAATTAACAGGCAAGCCAAAGGAGCTACTCTCATACATCTCCCAGCTGCCAATGAAAAGGGAGAATAGTCTGTGAACTGGGAACAGGTTGTCTACCCACTCCATCAGTTGTGTAATGATGCTTTGTAAGGAATGTCAAAAATAAACATGGCCTCTACATGAATGGATGAGTAGAATGTTACTGCATAAATAACTACTGGACAAATATGAGCATTCTTCAAGTTTTATATTTTTATCATTAAGTTTTGATTGCAAATGCTGCTCTCCCTCAATATATTATTATTCCTGGAAGCCAGGAAAACCTAATATGTAGACATGAGTTTCTACACACTTAACATTAAAATTAAATTGCTGAGGTGAATAATGGAGGTAAGGCAACATTCACATGTGTAGACCTGCGCAAAGTGTTCCATCTGCTTTGTGTATAAGAGAAATTAGCTTTCATTACCATTTTTTCCTTAAGAAGTTTAAAAAGACAGCAGCAGTTTTTCTTGCTTCCTGGTTCACTGAACCTGTTGTTGGGCAATCACTTCCTGGTCCTTTTGGCACAGAACATGAGCTCTAGGGGCAATCACAACTGCCACCCCTTTCAACTCTTGACTCTTACCATGAAAAGTGCAGCTGTACAATTCTCCTCATACGAGCCAATTCCACTTAGTACAGCAAGAGTTGAAATTTGAGTGGGTGGCAACTCTTAAGAGTATTTCTTTTTGTGCTTATGTCTCCCACCGAGGGGCCGGGAACCACTCACCTACAGTTATTAGCAGATTGAAACAAGAGGAGCTGTTCCTGTATTTTATTTTAAACGTATTAttcaggaaaaagaaaaaaaaaattaagaaaggtAATTTAAGTTTTACATGTAAACCAGGCTAAAGAAAAAGTCCTTGCCTGCATTGCGGAAGGATTGTCATTAtggaagttgggactattttcatGTCCTGAACGTGCTCCCGGGGGAAATAAGTCATCAGCCCCAAGTTTCACAGGGGTcctcttaattggcatggagacgggCTTAGCGGCCAATTAGTAGCTGTGGGGACAGGAACAAAGCTGGGGCTGCTCAAGTGCAGGCCTGGTTTAAACTGACCATGGTAGCCAAAAATGTGGCTGctgttggagtgatgtagcttcagcTTGGAAGAAACTACATCGAGAGGAAGTTTgaatgtctcaggagagccagaAGCCTGGAACCCAGGGCATGTCAGCCCCTCGATTTTCTGTTGTGGACCTGGAGCCCTCCAGAAGGCAgtaagggagaggagaggggtcctcttcccggagggtagCAGGAGGAGACCACCCACGCAGGCATGGCTGGACATAGCTGACATAGTCAGCAGAAGATGTGTGGTCTGCAAAAGTTGGATCCAGTTTCTGAGcaggttcaatgacctgatatgccctggcaaagtgagtgcaacccccaacccttAGGACAGGCCTCCAGGTACTCATCATCCAGATATACCAGCTGAGGAGcttcagggcacatgctgctcctgaatatgGGAGGATGAGATTATgtccagggcacttactgaccagagccatagtgctgctgaagaCCCACCAGCGCCGAAACATGCAGCTTCAAAAgaataggagcagctggcattggccatagaggacagcagtgctttatatcactctcttttgtccttgcaggagaaactggCTCGTAATATCTGGGAGAGggcccagactggtggaggggttCCTTACCTTCAAGGTGATCAGAGctatggaggagggagccatggaagTAGCTGGAATCGTGGACCATGAGGAAGTCAGCCACGGCGAGATGGGCATTCGTCGCGGAAATGGTGATTAGAGAGGCCAATCTGCTCATTAATGGGGAGCCTTGAACTCCATCCCATCCAAAAACATACTGAACACTGAACTGTATCCGAAAGCTTCAGCACTGtaaaggcttctgctctccaaggctacctCTCATGATCTCTTCCTGTGTCTCGGACTGGTGCAGACATCCAGGCAAGGAGACCAGCTCCCTCATTATCACCAGGTCAAGAGCAGCAACAGCAGAGAGCAGAAGCAATATGATCACACCGTCCACCAACACAGCTAtactcacctcagtgggtcctcgtgCACAGTTAGGGAGGCAGGCACAGGGTGAGGAGCACAGCACCAGTGTTAAGGAGGTGCCAAAAGGTAGAGAAAACTGTGGGCagtcccctcagaggatggaggacagacacagcgctGCTCAGGAGGGTCACagctgcagggcctcaggagtcactggaaaggaggctctacctagaccagcagcagtaGATCTGCTCCCACATGTCggcgttccctgaggcagtgcagggtcatgggctgagaatggaagaGTCATGCAGCTCATGCgcgccacaatggctcagggcttggcgcgcatgagctcctccatggaCAGCCATATGCgacagcacttggagtgcatgcaggaactgcacactgatgtACAAGGATGCATCCCACACTACATAGCCTGGAGTGGTCAGTGACGCTGAACGCGGAGGGAGGACTGGaagggatgccagttgtgcccagCTGGTGCTCCTCTCTAGCTATCTGGAGTGCCAACCATGTGCAGAGGATGTCACGGAGgaagatgagggtgccacccctcatgagGCACTGCCATTATCTTCGATTTTGTTGGCCCCTCTGACAGAAGAAGCATCTGTGCAGCAAGGCCCAGTGAtgaaggctgcccctgcaatgattcagGTGTAGCAGCCTCTGCAGATGCCCCCACGGACACCTTCACGACAAGGATGACCACcatctgcatctcagccacaggcagagACAAGTGAACAATCTGCCTCTACCTCCaaagccacaaggggagcaccacatAGAAGTGCCCGAGCGCAGAGTCCACAGCGTTGTGCAGAGAACTGTGTGGGTCAACAGGGTGTCTTCTTCCCATTATGAAACCATATACATAGTACACTTGAAGCCAGATGCCTTTTATTAATGGCAGTATATCAAAAGAGGGGTGAAGTGGTGAAGGAGAGCAATGGTTCATCAACAGTGACCTTAAAACCTGAGCAGATGggcatccttcattggtggtaagagttcACATGTTcaaggctgcgtcttcaatggaatTGTTAGCATAGGCAGCTCAGAGGTGAGTCGCATGCCATGCCATTTTTTCTGTGTCAGAGGTGCTCAGCTGAAACGTACCTGGATCAGATAATCCCTGATGTTgatggcatcctgacaagaccctTGAGCCCCGTGCTGGGCCCTGCCATCTCCATGTGCAACCAAGGCATCTCGGGATTCTGCATGTTCCTCCTctgtctcctcttcctcctcctcctcttcctccaatgagctgtatccttccagggcctcattgtcctcaaggtccacacctgtctggagggccatgttatggagaatgcagcagaccaccacaacgagcgagacccttgcaggagtgtattgcaaGGCACCACTCgaccggtccaggcaccagaatcgcatctttaAAAGCCTGATGGTCTGCTCGACGGTGGCCCTTGTGAGCCAATGGCTGCAGTTGTATCGCCTCTGACTGGGGCTCCcgtaaaggggtgagtagccaacTCTTCAAGGgacatcccttgtcccctagaatccatccacagagtttggagggggttggagtgaagagccACGCcaccctggactggcagaggatgaaggagctgCCAGCAaagcacacacacacgtacatggAGGAAACTGttgctgtggtcacagaccagttgaatgttgagggattggaagcttttcctgttgatAAATCTGACTGGCAAGTCactaggtgccttgatggccacattgatGCAATCAATGATGGACACATtgatgcaatcaatgatgccctgccccCAGGGATAATCTAGCGATGgcagcaaaacccactgccctctgtgcctgcaaggccgcatctgtctggaattgaatgtactgtccagctctggcaaatattgtgtcagtgacctgcgagatgcagtgatgtgcagctgtttgagatgccaccaaggtccacagttgATCCTGGGAAagtgccagaagtgaagaagttcaaggccacagtgactttgacagctattggcagggcatggcgactgtgctgaggtgcgaggtcttcggtgatgagggcatagatgtctgtgaccatctgcctggagagtcgcagtctgctGCAGCACTGATTCTCAGTCATCTTGAGGTAGCTCCATCCTTGCCAATACAGGCCACGCCCTCAGGCTAGGTTCTATGTCCTGCCTGTTCCTCTTTCCCTCGTGGTGCCTGGGGCTCTGGCCTTCCTGAGGAGGTTGTTTCTCCTGatggccactgggcccaaaatctgagagttatGCCGCATTGCCAAcaagccttccttgtgctcaggtgcacctccccccccccccccacccccctcaattgTGTTTGGCAGCCATGCCCCCACCTATGCCCCTGCGATGCCTGGAGGGTGGCAACCCTCTGCATTGCCTGAGCGCTATTGCCCACTCTCCTGCCACCTGCGCTGAGCCAATGGCACCTGTTTCCCAATGGTTGAGACCCCCCCGTGCCTTTCACCCTTTCAGGCCCAGctaattccctggggtggccatgactgactccccactgtgtgtccgcctccattcagctggtctgccccagaAAGCACATGCAGCCCGTACGCCCTATGAAAATCACAACATACTCCTTAACGACCTCTCATTGAGCTCTTTAAAGATGTTAATAGGCCTTCTAAATGAATCGGACAGGAACTCAGGGCCGGGCCCCCACCGCCCTGGTGACACTTACTGGTGCCGGGAAACCAGCACCGATATTTTGTTCCCCGCCCAGCTATGTTCACGCTCCCAGCAGTACCTGTTGGTTTGGGGAATGGCATTGGGTGAATTATTCATTTGGAAAgccagtgcagatatgatgggctgaatggcctccttctgtactgtaacaattctgtgattccctgTGTTGGGTTATTCTTTGCAGCAGTTCAATTTTGTGTCGTGTATAGAATCCAATTTGTCTTGATTCTTAGGATTATAATTGCTGTCACTGAAGGAACCAAAAACAATTGTCCTTTTCCAGAATAGCAGCTACTTCAAAGCCATACAAAAATACCAATGCAACTGAAATAGTAAAAAGAGTACATGGTATCATGAGGAATACCAAAGAACCTGCTCTCACCTCGGAACTTCCTGTTTGTATCGGAATACCTCCCGCCCAGAACGTGAAACGTCTTGCCGAACGTCTGCAAGAGCTGCGGCAGCATTCTGCACCATGGCAGTGGTGGAAAGTGGCCTGTGATTGTCCAAAGCCGTTGTAGACTTGCTCTTCAGGGGTACTGCAGACCTCTGGCTGGCTGATCTAACACCAGACGGTTTGAAGTGAGCTGCCAGAGCTAGAATCA
Encoded proteins:
- the LOC137381410 gene encoding dixin-like isoform X7; this encodes MIACLAKGNLLDVLQEGLTEQQLQSYVVWVNSQLKKKPGLNPVQDLRQDLRDGVVLTHLVEIVAGEQLSDICFNPSSHQEMKGNVEKVLQFITSKKIRMHQTSARDIVEGNLKCIMRLILALAAHFKPSGVRSASQRSAVPLKSKSTTALDNHRPLSTTAMVQNAAAALADVRQDVSRSGREVFRYKQEVPSFEEEIGSPSWSVRAMVQQYEGQQTTLSPPLSPRLTFRERTCGKNMEQGADKYSLNTAYSTCLPGEQRRGVQACQSLKTK